In Streptomyces sp. NBC_00414, a single window of DNA contains:
- a CDS encoding tyrosine-type recombinase/integrase has translation MAGSIQDRWFKTETDADGKTVRTKTARHGTGLRYRARYFAPDGKRKGKSFADGQKRLAEQWLSSISADVARGQYIDPNAARTSFQDFAEKWLESQSGDPNTRASMQSQLKLHAFPRIGTRPLGSFQPSHIREFVTQLETAGMSGSYARVIFSNVRAILSAAVEDGYLPRNPCHSRTVTLPEMGARRVVPWLPDRVFAMRGALVERFRPMVDVGAGCGLRQGEILGLSVEELDFGNGTLHVVQQLKLSLSQPVFAPPKGGKLRDVPLPEPVADALKAHMKLFPPIEITLPWMRAGGSPVTKRLIFTGPLGGHVWRTSLNEDHWKPALAKVGVIPKAKSREHAAAREHGMHALRHFYASVLLDAGESIKAVSEYLGHSDPGLTLKVYAHLMPSSSDRARKVLGKALRPNDPPR, from the coding sequence ATGGCAGGGAGCATCCAAGACCGCTGGTTCAAGACCGAAACCGACGCTGACGGCAAGACCGTCCGCACCAAGACCGCCCGTCACGGCACCGGACTGCGCTACCGGGCCCGGTACTTCGCACCTGACGGCAAGCGCAAGGGCAAGTCCTTCGCCGATGGACAGAAGCGCCTCGCCGAGCAATGGCTCAGCAGCATCAGCGCAGATGTGGCACGCGGCCAGTACATCGACCCGAACGCGGCCCGTACGTCCTTCCAGGACTTCGCTGAGAAGTGGTTGGAGAGCCAGAGTGGCGACCCGAACACCCGGGCGTCGATGCAGTCTCAGCTCAAGCTGCATGCCTTCCCGCGCATCGGGACGCGTCCGCTCGGCTCGTTCCAGCCGAGCCACATCCGAGAGTTCGTCACGCAGCTCGAAACGGCCGGCATGTCTGGCTCGTACGCCCGCGTCATCTTCTCCAACGTACGAGCCATCCTGAGCGCGGCCGTTGAGGACGGCTACCTACCCCGGAACCCCTGCCACTCGCGCACGGTGACGCTCCCGGAAATGGGCGCGCGCCGTGTCGTCCCGTGGCTGCCGGATCGGGTCTTCGCCATGCGCGGCGCTTTGGTCGAGAGGTTCCGGCCCATGGTCGACGTGGGCGCCGGTTGCGGCCTGCGTCAGGGGGAGATCCTCGGACTGTCCGTCGAAGAGCTGGACTTCGGCAACGGCACGCTTCACGTCGTCCAGCAACTCAAGCTGAGCCTGAGTCAACCCGTGTTCGCCCCGCCCAAGGGCGGCAAGCTGCGCGACGTGCCGCTCCCCGAGCCCGTGGCGGACGCGCTCAAGGCGCACATGAAGCTCTTCCCGCCGATAGAGATCACGCTCCCGTGGATGCGCGCTGGAGGTTCGCCCGTGACCAAGCGCCTGATCTTCACCGGTCCCCTCGGCGGGCACGTCTGGCGTACGTCGCTGAACGAGGACCACTGGAAGCCCGCACTCGCCAAGGTCGGCGTCATCCCCAAGGCGAAGAGCCGCGAGCATGCCGCCGCTCGGGAGCACGGAATGCACGCCCTGAGGCACTTCTACGCCTCGGTCCTACTGGACGCCGGAGAGAGCATCAAGGCCGTCAGTGAGTATCTCGGGCACTCCGACCCGGGGCTCACGCTGAAGGTGTACGCCCACCTCATGCCCAGCAGTAGCGACCGGGCGAGGAAGGTTCTCGGCAAGGCTCTGCGGCCGAACGATCCTCCGCGCTGA
- a CDS encoding phosphoglyceromutase — MADAPYKLILLRHGESEWNAKNLFTGWVDVNLTEKGEKEAVRGGELLKDAGLLPDVLHTSLQKRAIRTAQLSLESADRHWIPVHRSWRLNERHYGALQGKDKAQTLAEFGEEQFMLWRRSYDTPPPPLEDGTEFSQSDDPRYATIPPELRPRTECLKDVVVRMLPYWYDGIVPDLLAGRTVLVAAHGNSLRALVKHLDGVSDEDIAGLNIPTGIPLAYELDASFKPVNPGGTYLDADAAAAAIEAVKNQGKKK; from the coding sequence ATGGCCGACGCACCGTACAAGCTGATCCTCCTCCGCCACGGCGAGAGCGAATGGAACGCGAAGAACCTGTTCACCGGCTGGGTGGACGTCAACCTGACGGAGAAGGGCGAGAAGGAGGCAGTCCGCGGCGGTGAGCTGCTGAAGGACGCCGGCCTGCTCCCCGACGTGCTGCACACCTCCCTCCAGAAGCGCGCCATCCGCACGGCGCAGCTCTCCCTCGAATCGGCGGACCGCCACTGGATCCCCGTCCACCGCTCCTGGCGCCTGAACGAGCGCCACTACGGTGCGCTGCAGGGCAAGGACAAGGCGCAGACCCTCGCGGAGTTCGGCGAGGAGCAGTTCATGCTGTGGCGCCGCTCGTACGACACCCCGCCGCCGCCCCTCGAGGACGGCACGGAGTTCTCCCAGTCGGACGACCCGCGCTACGCGACGATCCCCCCGGAGCTGCGCCCCCGCACGGAGTGCCTCAAGGACGTCGTCGTCCGCATGCTCCCGTACTGGTACGACGGCATCGTCCCCGACCTCCTGGCCGGCCGCACGGTCCTGGTCGCGGCCCACGGCAACTCGCTCCGGGCCCTGGTCAAGCACCTCGACGGCGTCTCGGACGAGGACATCGCGGGCCTGAACATCCCGACGGGCATCCCGCTCGCGTACGAACTGGACGCCTCCTTCAAGCCGGTGAACCCGGGCGGCACATACCTGGACGCGGACGCGGCGGCGGCGGCGATCGAGGCCGTGAAGAACCAGGGCAAGAAGAAGTAG
- a CDS encoding MDR family MFS transporter yields the protein MPFTSLSVRRVARETLSGLPREFWWLWTSTLVNRLGAFVATFMALYLTLDRGYSASYAGLVASLHGLGGVISSLGAGVMTDRLGRRPTLLIAQTSTAVSVALLGFMHDPVSIAAVAFLVGMASNASRPAVQAMMGDIVKPEDRVRAFSLNYWAINLGFAVSSTAAGFIAEVSYLAGFLVEAGMTLACAVVVFVKLPESRPEPVPKKAGEPEVGLGTVLRDGRFMSVVGLSFLVALIFQQGFVGLPVAMGQAGFTPADYGLVIAVNGVLIVVLQLPVTRFIQHRDPKRLLVVSSLLAGYGFGLTAFAGSVGVFALTICVWTLAEIVNAPTQTGLVVRLSPTHGRGRYQGMYTMSWSVAALVAPLMSGVIIDRFGAEWLWGVCAVVGTVAGLGYGLLMRRLPDEEPATTDLPQPLPLPPPLPPSLPTTEKPEVSTP from the coding sequence ATGCCGTTCACGTCCCTGAGCGTGAGACGTGTCGCCCGCGAGACCCTCTCCGGGCTCCCCCGCGAGTTCTGGTGGCTGTGGACCAGCACCCTCGTCAACCGGCTCGGCGCCTTCGTCGCCACCTTCATGGCGCTGTACCTCACGCTCGACCGCGGCTACTCCGCCTCGTACGCCGGACTCGTCGCCTCGCTCCACGGGCTCGGCGGAGTGATCTCGTCCCTCGGCGCGGGCGTGATGACGGACCGGCTCGGGCGGCGGCCCACGCTCCTCATCGCCCAGACGTCCACCGCGGTCTCCGTCGCGCTGCTCGGCTTCATGCACGACCCGGTGTCCATCGCGGCCGTCGCCTTCCTCGTCGGCATGGCCAGCAACGCCTCCCGTCCCGCCGTCCAGGCGATGATGGGCGACATCGTCAAGCCCGAGGACCGGGTGCGGGCCTTCTCGCTCAACTACTGGGCGATCAACCTGGGCTTCGCCGTCTCGTCCACGGCGGCCGGGTTCATCGCGGAGGTCAGTTACCTAGCCGGGTTCCTCGTCGAGGCCGGGATGACGCTGGCCTGCGCGGTCGTCGTCTTCGTGAAGCTGCCCGAGTCGCGGCCCGAGCCGGTCCCCAAGAAGGCCGGCGAGCCCGAGGTGGGGCTGGGGACGGTCCTGCGCGACGGGCGTTTCATGAGCGTCGTCGGGCTGTCCTTCCTCGTCGCCCTGATCTTCCAGCAGGGATTCGTGGGCCTGCCGGTGGCGATGGGCCAGGCAGGATTCACGCCCGCCGACTACGGCCTGGTCATCGCGGTCAACGGCGTCCTGATCGTCGTACTCCAGCTCCCCGTCACCCGTTTCATCCAGCACCGGGACCCGAAACGGCTCCTCGTCGTGTCGTCCCTCCTCGCGGGGTACGGGTTCGGGCTCACCGCCTTCGCGGGCTCGGTCGGCGTCTTCGCGCTCACGATCTGCGTCTGGACCCTCGCCGAGATCGTCAACGCGCCCACCCAGACCGGCCTCGTCGTCCGCCTCTCCCCCACCCACGGGCGCGGCCGGTACCAGGGCATGTACACGATGTCCTGGTCCGTCGCCGCCCTCGTCGCGCCCCTGATGTCCGGTGTGATCATCGACCGGTTCGGGGCCGAGTGGCTGTGGGGCGTATGCGCGGTCGTCGGCACGGTGGCCGGACTGGGATACGGACTGCTGATGCGGCGGCTCCCGGACGAGGAACCCGCCACCACCGACCTCCCCCAGCCCCTGCCCCTGCCCCCGCCTCTGCCTCCGTCTCTGCCCACCACCGAGAAGCCCGAGGTCAGCACCCCGTAG
- a CDS encoding DUF2000 domain-containing protein: protein MSSETLQNAPAENALSGNTPAPVRFDTKIAVLLREDLEPWQRLNVTAFLVSGLGPSVPEVVGEPYEDADGVGYLPMFRQPVLVFEGTKETLKAAHGKALSRALPRALFTSDLFTTGNDRDNRAAVRAVPTAELDLVGLAVYGPRNAVDKVVKGARMHH, encoded by the coding sequence ATGAGCAGCGAGACCCTTCAGAACGCCCCGGCCGAGAACGCCCTGTCCGGGAACACCCCGGCCCCCGTCCGCTTCGACACCAAGATCGCCGTCCTGCTGCGGGAGGACCTGGAGCCGTGGCAGCGGCTGAACGTGACCGCGTTCCTCGTGAGCGGCCTCGGCCCGTCCGTCCCGGAGGTGGTCGGCGAGCCGTACGAGGACGCCGACGGCGTCGGCTACCTGCCGATGTTCCGCCAGCCGGTCCTGGTCTTCGAGGGTACGAAGGAGACGCTGAAGGCGGCACACGGCAAGGCACTGTCCCGCGCCCTGCCCCGCGCGCTGTTCACCTCCGACCTGTTCACCACCGGCAACGACCGCGACAACCGGGCGGCGGTACGGGCCGTACCGACCGCGGAGCTGGATCTGGTCGGCCTCGCGGTGTACGGCCCCCGCAACGCGGTGGACAAGGTGGTGAAGGGGGCGCGGATGCACCACTGA
- a CDS encoding helix-turn-helix transcriptional regulator: MVAQREVSAWRPSVPGVVEVFHAHFTEYAYPMHVHDAWTLLMVDAGAVRYDLDRHEHGTPDGTVSLLPPYVPHNGSPVTPYGFRKRVLYLDLSKLDETYIGPAVDTPELVDPVLRQRVEQLHTALAHPGDELEAESRLTLIGERLRHHLRPATRSGPGFGPRSSPGSGPIRDGRDADHPLAHQLRELLDERLLQGVTLQEAAALVHAHPAHLVRAFSGAYGIPPHQYLMSRRVERARRLLLEGRPPGEVAAETGFYDQSHLNRHFKRLVGVAPGRYRDSARWRSRPSPR; this comes from the coding sequence ATGGTGGCCCAGCGTGAAGTCTCCGCCTGGCGCCCGAGCGTGCCGGGTGTCGTGGAGGTCTTCCACGCCCACTTCACGGAGTACGCGTATCCGATGCACGTCCATGACGCGTGGACCCTGCTGATGGTCGACGCCGGGGCGGTGCGGTACGACCTCGACCGGCACGAGCACGGCACCCCGGACGGCACGGTCTCGCTGCTCCCGCCGTACGTTCCGCACAACGGGTCGCCGGTCACCCCCTACGGCTTCCGCAAGCGCGTCCTGTACCTGGACCTCAGCAAGCTCGACGAGACGTACATCGGCCCGGCGGTCGACACCCCGGAGCTCGTCGACCCCGTGCTGCGGCAGCGCGTCGAGCAATTGCACACCGCCCTCGCCCACCCCGGTGACGAGCTGGAGGCGGAGAGCAGACTGACCCTGATCGGCGAGCGGCTGCGCCACCATCTGCGCCCCGCGACCAGGTCCGGACCCGGGTTCGGGCCCAGGAGCAGCCCCGGGTCCGGACCCATCAGGGACGGGCGGGACGCCGACCACCCCCTCGCCCACCAGCTGCGCGAACTCCTCGACGAGCGTCTCCTCCAGGGCGTGACCCTCCAGGAGGCCGCGGCCCTCGTGCACGCGCACCCCGCCCACCTGGTGCGGGCGTTCAGCGGTGCCTACGGGATACCGCCGCACCAGTACCTGATGTCGCGCCGGGTCGAGCGGGCCCGCCGGCTGCTGCTGGAGGGCCGCCCGCCGGGCGAGGTCGCCGCGGAGACCGGCTTCTACGACCAGTCCCATCTGAACCGCCACTTCAAGCGGCTGGTCGGAGTGGCGCCGGGCCGCTACCGCGACAGCGCCCGCTGGAGATCGCGCCCCAGCCCGCGCTGA
- a CDS encoding glycosyl hydrolase family 28-related protein → MSDRGAGITGSAVTGPVGHGPAGDGRTGTGRTITRRALLGIATAVASGAVTGTAAGAQASAATPRPEVPELWREFTRTPYEHPQIPYIGRAGRRAGAAHFPRRPGAGVLVDVRAYGAEADGSTDSAPAINRAIAAAGRAGGGTVLIPPGTYRLDGLIRIGHSDVVLRGAGSTRTKLLATRSLTELIGAYGSRYGGDKSSWSWAGGLVWLCPTDRFASLTDAIRNKQWPFEGWTGNKRDEWKTLTTVEPARRGSWTVTVADPGALAPGDLVLLRLADDPSHTLLEHMAGGGPGPEAYYWDDKTKLTSYVPYEWPVRITRVRGRRVTLERPLPLDVRPEWDPRLTTHAKALTGSGVEGLTLEAVETPQSPHLLDKGYNGVTFQCAYDCWAEDIVVRHMDNGFGLVAASACTLRDTRVAGRGSHHPYFCREGSHDNLVDRFTIEERTTPAPANIQLHGINVEGLSSYNVWSRGDMRMGTFDSHRGMPFANVRTDITVVNNGRHGGDASAGPLFGARFTHWNIRVTNGRAGLMRIDGLAPYSATVGINEVTEFDQIDVPDFTGPLHSRLELYGTTDAVRPRNLYDAQRGLGRDLQRALSR, encoded by the coding sequence ATGAGTGACCGTGGCGCGGGCATCACCGGATCGGCCGTCACTGGACCGGTCGGCCATGGACCGGCAGGCGATGGGCGGACCGGCACCGGCCGGACCATCACCAGACGGGCCCTGCTGGGCATCGCGACAGCCGTGGCGTCGGGCGCCGTCACCGGCACGGCAGCCGGGGCGCAGGCGTCGGCGGCGACCCCGCGTCCCGAGGTGCCCGAACTCTGGCGGGAGTTCACCCGCACCCCCTACGAGCACCCGCAGATCCCGTACATCGGCAGAGCCGGCCGACGTGCCGGGGCGGCGCACTTCCCCCGCCGCCCCGGCGCGGGCGTCCTGGTCGACGTCCGCGCGTACGGCGCCGAAGCGGACGGTTCCACCGACTCCGCACCCGCGATCAACCGTGCCATCGCTGCTGCCGGAAGGGCCGGCGGTGGCACGGTACTCATCCCGCCCGGCACCTACCGCCTCGACGGCCTGATCCGCATCGGCCATTCGGACGTCGTCCTGCGCGGCGCCGGCAGCACCCGTACGAAACTCCTTGCCACCCGGAGCCTCACCGAACTGATCGGTGCCTACGGGTCGCGCTACGGCGGCGACAAGTCGTCCTGGTCCTGGGCGGGCGGCCTCGTCTGGCTCTGCCCCACGGACCGGTTCGCGAGCCTGACGGACGCGATCAGGAACAAGCAGTGGCCCTTCGAGGGCTGGACCGGCAACAAGAGAGACGAATGGAAGACGCTGACCACGGTCGAACCGGCCCGCCGGGGCTCCTGGACGGTGACCGTGGCGGACCCGGGCGCGCTCGCCCCCGGCGACCTGGTCCTCCTGCGCCTCGCCGACGACCCCTCCCACACCCTCCTGGAGCACATGGCGGGCGGCGGCCCGGGCCCGGAGGCGTACTACTGGGACGACAAGACGAAGTTGACCAGCTATGTCCCGTACGAGTGGCCGGTGCGCATCACCCGTGTGCGGGGCCGGCGGGTCACCCTTGAGCGGCCCCTCCCGCTCGACGTGCGCCCGGAGTGGGACCCGCGTCTGACCACCCATGCGAAGGCCCTGACGGGATCCGGGGTGGAGGGCCTCACCCTGGAGGCCGTCGAGACCCCGCAGTCCCCGCATCTCCTGGACAAGGGCTACAACGGCGTCACCTTCCAGTGCGCGTACGACTGCTGGGCCGAGGACATCGTCGTACGGCACATGGACAACGGCTTCGGGCTGGTCGCCGCCTCGGCCTGCACCCTGCGCGACACCCGGGTCGCGGGGCGCGGCTCGCACCACCCGTACTTCTGCCGCGAGGGCTCGCACGACAACCTCGTCGACCGCTTCACGATCGAGGAGCGCACGACTCCCGCCCCCGCGAACATCCAGCTCCACGGCATCAACGTGGAGGGGCTGTCCTCGTACAACGTCTGGTCGCGTGGTGACATGCGCATGGGCACCTTCGACTCCCATCGCGGGATGCCCTTCGCGAACGTCCGCACCGACATCACGGTCGTCAACAACGGCCGCCACGGCGGCGACGCCAGCGCGGGTCCTCTCTTCGGCGCCCGCTTCACGCACTGGAACATCCGCGTCACCAACGGCCGCGCCGGCCTGATGAGGATCGACGGCCTGGCCCCGTACAGCGCCACCGTCGGCATCAACGAGGTGACGGAGTTCGACCAGATCGACGTACCCGACTTCACCGGGCCGCTGCACTCCCGCCTGGAGCTGTACGGGACGACGGACGCCGTACGTCCCCGGAACCTGTACGACGCTCAGCGCGGGCTGGGGCGCGATCTCCAGCGGGCGCTGTCGCGGTAG
- a CDS encoding YbjN domain-containing protein yields the protein MADAERAVERATGTIEEFLGDAELEWEGPEPGHFVVKLPGTRKLSTTVSLIVGRHSLSLNAFVIRHPDENEGGVHRWLLERNLKLYGVGYAVDPLGDIYVAGKLPLAAVTADEVDRLLGSVLEAADGSFNTLLELGFASAIRKEYAWRVSRGESTRNLDAFSHLTQRSTG from the coding sequence ATGGCTGACGCGGAGCGGGCGGTGGAGCGGGCGACGGGGACCATCGAGGAGTTCCTGGGGGACGCCGAACTGGAGTGGGAGGGCCCGGAGCCCGGCCACTTCGTGGTGAAGCTCCCCGGCACCCGGAAGCTGTCGACGACCGTCTCGCTGATCGTCGGCAGGCACTCCCTGTCGCTCAACGCCTTCGTGATCCGGCACCCGGACGAGAACGAGGGCGGAGTGCACCGCTGGCTCCTGGAGCGCAACCTCAAGCTCTACGGCGTGGGGTACGCCGTAGACCCGCTCGGGGACATCTACGTGGCGGGCAAACTGCCGCTGGCCGCGGTCACCGCCGACGAGGTCGACCGGCTGCTCGGTTCGGTCCTGGAGGCCGCCGACGGCAGCTTCAACACCCTCCTGGAGCTCGGTTTCGCGTCCGCGATCCGCAAGGAGTACGCCTGGCGGGTGTCGCGCGGCGAGTCCACGCGCAACCTGGACGCGTTCAGCCATCTGACTCAGCGTTCGACCGGCTGA
- the mshA gene encoding D-inositol-3-phosphate glycosyltransferase — MSQYVSRLGRRSPAAPTRLRLHRRPRRVAMLSVHTSPLHQPGTGDAGGMNVYIVELAQRLAAINIEVEIFTRATTGALPPKVELAPGVLVRHVDAGPYEGLAKEDLPAQLCAFTHGVMQAWAGHRPGYYDLVHSHYWLSGHVGWLAAERWGAPLVHAMHTMAKVKNAALAEGDTPEPAARVIGETQIVRAADRLIANTAEEADELVRHYEAEQGKVAVVHPGVNLDRFRPADGRAAARARLGLPQDALIPLFAGRIQPLKAPDVLLRAVAVLLEERPDLRSNIVVPIVGGPSGSGLAKPEGLQKLAARLGIADVVCFRPPVGQEQLADWFRAASVLVMPSYSESFGLVAIEAQAAGTPVLAAAVGGLPVAVRHKETGFLVSGHNPVDYARVLRDFADNRALPDRMGAAAAWHAKSFGWDTAAAATADVYTAAMHEHRRHVRSHHG; from the coding sequence CGTGAGCAGGCTCGGGCGCCGCTCGCCGGCGGCCCCGACAAGGCTTCGCCTGCACCGCAGGCCACGCCGCGTGGCGATGCTCTCCGTGCACACCTCACCGCTGCACCAGCCGGGCACGGGCGACGCGGGCGGCATGAACGTCTACATCGTGGAGCTGGCCCAGCGCCTCGCCGCGATCAACATCGAGGTCGAGATCTTCACGCGCGCGACGACCGGGGCCCTGCCGCCCAAGGTGGAGCTCGCGCCGGGTGTACTGGTCCGGCACGTCGACGCCGGTCCCTACGAAGGCCTCGCCAAGGAGGACCTGCCCGCCCAGCTGTGCGCCTTCACGCACGGTGTGATGCAGGCCTGGGCCGGCCACCGTCCCGGCTACTACGACCTGGTCCACTCGCACTACTGGCTCTCCGGACACGTCGGCTGGCTGGCCGCCGAACGCTGGGGCGCCCCCCTCGTCCACGCCATGCACACCATGGCGAAGGTCAAGAACGCCGCTCTTGCAGAGGGCGACACCCCGGAGCCCGCCGCCCGTGTCATCGGCGAGACCCAGATCGTCCGCGCCGCCGACCGGCTCATCGCCAACACCGCGGAGGAGGCCGACGAGCTCGTCCGGCACTACGAGGCCGAGCAGGGCAAGGTCGCGGTGGTCCATCCCGGCGTGAACCTCGACCGTTTCCGCCCGGCCGACGGACGCGCCGCCGCCCGCGCGCGGCTCGGCCTCCCGCAGGACGCCCTCATACCGCTCTTCGCGGGCCGCATCCAGCCCCTGAAGGCACCCGACGTCCTGCTGCGCGCGGTCGCCGTCCTCCTGGAGGAGCGCCCCGACCTGCGCTCGAACATCGTCGTCCCCATTGTGGGCGGCCCGAGCGGCAGCGGTCTCGCCAAGCCCGAGGGGCTGCAGAAACTCGCCGCCCGGCTGGGCATCGCCGACGTGGTGTGCTTCCGTCCGCCGGTCGGCCAGGAGCAGCTCGCGGACTGGTTCCGGGCCGCGTCCGTCCTGGTGATGCCCTCCTACAGCGAGTCGTTCGGGCTCGTCGCCATAGAGGCGCAGGCGGCCGGTACCCCGGTGCTCGCGGCCGCGGTGGGCGGCCTGCCGGTCGCGGTCCGCCACAAGGAGACGGGCTTTCTGGTGTCCGGGCACAATCCCGTCGACTACGCGCGCGTGCTGCGCGATTTCGCCGACAACCGGGCGCTCCCGGACCGGATGGGCGCGGCCGCCGCCTGGCACGCGAAATCCTTCGGCTGGGACACGGCCGCCGCGGCCACGGCCGACGTCTACACGGCGGCGATGCACGAACATCGCCGTCACGTACGCTCCCACCATGGCTGA